A genomic window from Silene latifolia isolate original U9 population chromosome Y, ASM4854445v1, whole genome shotgun sequence includes:
- the LOC141634508 gene encoding putative disease resistance protein At1g59780 yields MNQPWRLNLLALLHNLHHSIKSFTDLNLVQGLQDDLARTQQYFQDADAQKGKSECLNQLRELGNDAEDTIDTYIFNVHGKGHSNLFRTRKFAKQIQRIRKSIKEVTTELMSYGLGKVGQREGSRTRNVGRKKQRNYSYDDDNEHEYVVGLEEDIQKLVGILMGDEGKSQVTNAISIVGMGGCGKTTLAKKLYNHPYTEECFDYMAWIFISQEWDTKHILSEILRNVVDGWSSKDKALSVEGLVDELRNFLKDRSYLIVLDDVWHREVLDEILPAIPYSGSNVRRNIIITTRNRDIIQLDQYQQHMHIHEPQPLSEEEGWELLNKIALSNVPNYDKESYESLGKEMLQKCDGLPLAIRALAGILSGKQNNIGQWQMVNQAVRLRVMEGTSADSRVKELLALSYDDLRYDLKPCFLYLSAFPEDCEIPAGMLIRMWIAEGLAPANGDLCPEDVAMQYLEELNQRFLIQVASFNYKGLIKAVRLHDLLRELCIKEAKDQHFFDTYAAAFDQDTCGYSPSVKSQPRRLALHSCTLLPEQAMHLRSLVLQTESSVRHSAYLGKQKLELGIVTQTFILLRLLTLWGIKTDSGTLPAKMGCLIHLRYLAIRASNITELPPSIGSLRNLLTLDYRNVDCDPSVPIKIPNVLWKLVLLRHLFLPVDHLWDVEDLELTPLKSLQTLWGIKQQRPCNTNWLPREAVDLSIHLKKLQIVVPRTEDVEAALNCPSLLSDRLHTFHCELTDGAILRDVRPLSSLQQLHKLVLVGQIQMELSNLLPEKIVKLVLKDSMLKQNVDLGKVLGTLARLKLLKLSNAYLGTTLACFPGSFPQLEELYLESLCNLDSWIIEEGAMPCLGRLEIVSCWHLRQFPRGLHFLTALKQFEFFEMPKLFRGEAIECGWSQKRLGLPHHCREIIKHSDSPIPLSSVQHICEQLALGIFLNDRKQKYWIKKHDGSYKNCFMVYATDLTTRWYSNGHRYDYSCRKAAACYGDRPWIWSDEIESYSGGTLIKVAKLAPDLDIVELIGTFNYDSLSPEVTYEVVYEIMLGQPETGYEMLTESRLTLPDGSIKSRGGEQLNDKPLHEWIPIVVAEFETSLHNSGHLEFSLTCERRGLIVKGVIIRPKE; encoded by the exons GTACAAGGCCTCCAAGATGATCTAGCTAGGACGCAGCAATATTTTCAAGATGCTGATGCACAAAAAGGGAAGTCAGAATGCTTAAATCAATTGAGGGAACTTGGCAATGATGCAGAGGACACAATTGACACTTACATCTTTAATGTGCATGGTAAAGGTCATTCTAATCTATTTAGAACCCGCAAATTTGCAAAGCAAATACAAAGGATACGAAAAAGTATAAAAGAAGTGACAACCGAATTAATGAGTTATGGACTGGGAAAAGTCGGCCAAAGAGAAGGTAGCAGAACACGTAATGTCGGGAGGAAAAAACAAAGAAACTATTcatatgatgatgataatgaacaCGAATACGTAGTTGGGTTGGAGGAAGACATTCAAAAATTGGTAGGAATACTTATGGGTGATGAGGGTAAAAGCCAAGTAACAAATGCTATTTCTATAGTGGGGATGGGTGGGTGTGGGAAAACAACCCTTGCCAAGAAGCTTTACAATCATCCGTATACTGAAGAATGTTTTGATTATATGGCATGGATTTTCATTTCTCAAGAATGGGATACCAAACATATCCTTTCTGAAATATTGAGGAATGTGGTGGATGGGTGGTCGTCCAAGGATAAGGCTTTGAGTGTGGAAGGATTAGTGGATGAGCTCCGTAACTTCCTCAAAGACAGGTCTTACTTAATAGTTCTTGATGATGTGTGGCACAGAGAGGTGCTGGACGAGATACTGCCTGCTATCCCTTACAGTGGTAGTAATGTAAGAcgcaacatcatcatcaccacacgcAACCGAGATATCATTCAATTGGACCAGTATCAGCAGCACATGCATATACATGAGCCACAGCCTCTAAGTGAGGAGGAAGGATGGGAATTGTTGAATAAGATTGCTCTCAGCAATGTCCCAAATTATGACAAGGAAAGCTATGAGAGTTTGGGAAAGGAAATGCTACAGAAATGTGATGGCCTTCCTTTAGCTATAAGAGCCTTGGCTGGAATCTTGAGCGGGAAACAGAACAACATTGGGCAATGGCAAATGGTAAATCAGGCTGTGCGGCTCAGAGTGATGGAGGGCACAAGCGCCGACAGTAGAGTTAAGGAATTGCTGGCTTTGAGCTACGATGACTTGCGTTACGATCTCAAGCCTTGCTTTCTTTATCTCAGTGCCTTTCCAGAAGATTGTGAAATACCTGCAGGAATGCTCATCCGCATGTGGATAGCAGAAGGTCTTGCCCCTGCAAATGGAGATTTATGCCCTGAAGATGTAGCAATGCAGTATTTAGAAGAATTAAACCAACGCTTCCTTATTCAGGTGGCAAGCTTCAATTATAAGGGACTTATTAAAGCAGTTCGCTTGCATGATCTGCTGCGCGAACTCTGTATTAAAGAAGCCAAAGACCAGCATTTTTTTGACACTTATGCTGCTGCTTTTGATCAAGATACATGCGGATATTCTCCTTCTGTTAAAAGCCAACCACGTCGGCTAGCTCTCCATTCCTG TACTCTCCTTCCTGAACAAGCTATGCATCTGAGGTCCCTTGTATTACAGACGGAATCAAGTGTCAGACATTCTGCCTACCTTGGCAAACAGAAGTTGGAGTTGGGAATTGTAACACAAACCTTTATATTGCTCAGACTATTAACTCTCTGGGGCATTAAGACTGACAGCGGCACCCTGCCAGCTAAGATGGGGTGTTTAATTCACCTAAGATATCTTGCAATACGTGCCTCAAACATAACGGAGCTTCCTCCATCGATAGGGAGTTTGAGGAACTTGTTAACTTTAGACTACAGGAATGTCGATTGTGATCCTAGCGTACCAATAAAAATCCCAAATGTCTTGTGGAAGCTAGTTCTGCTTAGGCATCTATTTTTGCCAGTCGATCACCTTTGGGATGTTGAAGATTTAGAGCTGACTCCTTTGAAGAGCTTGCAAACTCTGTGGGGAATAAAGCAACAAAGACCCTGTAATACCAATTGGTTGCCCCGGGAAGCAGTTGATTTAAGCATACATCTCAAGAAGCTACAAATTGTAGTCCCAAGAACAGAGGATGTGGAGGCTGCCTTGAATTGCCCGAGCCTCTTGTCTGATAGACTCCACACATTTCACTGTGAGCTAACTGATGGCGCTATATTGCGTGACGTGCGACCTCTCTCTTCCCTGCAGCAATTGCATAAATTGGTTTTGGTTGGACAGATACAAATGGAACTATCAAACCTCCTGCCGGAGAAAATTGTTAAGCTAGTATTAAAGGATAGCATGTTGAAGCAAAATGTGGACCTCGGCAAGGTTCTGGGGACATTGGCACGCCTAAAGCTGCTCAAATTGTCAAATGCTTACTTGGGTACCACATTGGCTTGCTTCCCTGGCTCATTTCCTCAGCTAGAAGAGCTCTACTTGGAGTCGCTTTGTAATTTGGACAGCTGGATCATAGAGGAAGGGGCAATGCCTTGCCTAGGAAGGCTAGAAATAGTGAGCTGCTGGCACCTCCGCCAATTTCCTCGAGGTTTGCACTTTCTAACAGCATTAAAGCAGTTTGAGTTCTTTGAAATGCCCAAGTTATTCAGAGGAGAAGCCATTGAATGTGGGTGGTCACAGAAAAGGCTTGGGCTGCCACATCACTGTCGTGAGATCATAAAGCACTCCGACTCTCCTATTCCTCTTTCTTCCGTCCAACACATCTGTGAGCAGCTGGCGCTAGGAATCTTCCTCAATGACAGAAAACAG AAATACTGGATCAAGAAGCATGATGGTAGCTACAAAAATTGCTTCATGGTCTATGCGACAGACCTCACCACAAGATGGTATAGCAATGGCCACAGATATGACTATTCGTGCAGGAAAGCGGCAGCATGTTATGGTGATCGTCCATGGATATGGAGTGATGAGATAGAAAG CTACAGTGGCGGCACGTTGATCAAAGTAGCCAAGCTAGCGCCAGACCTGGACATTGTTGAATTAATAGGAACGTTCAACTACGATAGTCTCTCACCGGAAGTGACGTATGAAGTAGTTTATGAGATAATGTTGGGACAGCCAGAGACAGGGTACGAGATGCTCACTGAAAGCAGGCTAACTCTTCCTGACGGAAGCATCAAGAGCCGGGGAGGAGAGCAGTTGAATGACAAGCCATTACATGAATGGATACCAATTGTTGTAGCTGAATTTGAAACGTCCCTTCACAACAGCGGACATTTGGAATTCTCCTTAACTTGTGAGAGGCGTGGGTTGATTGTCAAAGGAGTTATTATTCGGCCCAAGGAATGA
- the LOC141626328 gene encoding uncharacterized protein LOC141626328: protein MGGCASRPKDLDINEPAPVQAPAVEKVESEPTSQENNGGEETKIEEPLVDLSEPVGETVKLNNTEEAAGVAEAKVEEKVEEKAEEKIEAKAEEKVEVVAETKVEVQPTTEVASVEDVVTAEPEKKVELINEDVKPVKAPKSEDKSDAPIINA from the exons ATGGGTGGGTGTGCTAGCAGACCTAAGGACTTGGACATCAACGAGCCTGCTCCTGTCCAGGCTCCCGCTGTTGAGAAGGTCGAGTCCGAGCCCACTTCACAG GAAAACAATGGAGGTGAAGAGACAAAGATAGAAGAGCCTTTGGTGGACCTTTCTGAGCCAGTAGGGGaaacagtaaaattaaataatactGAGGAAGCGGCAGGGGTAGCTGAGGCCAAGGTTGAGGAGAAGGTTGAAGAAAAAGCCGAGGAAAAGATTGAAGCCAAGGCCGAGGAGAAGGTTGAGGTTGTGGCTGAGACTAAGGTCGAAGTTCAACCAACGACCGAGGTTGCTTCAGTCGAGGATGTTGTCACTGCTGAGCCCGAGAAGAAGGTTGAGCTAATAAATGAAGATGTCAAGCCAGTTAAAGCTCCAAAATCAGAAGACAAAAGTGATGCACCTATCATTAATGCGTAG
- the LOC141633340 gene encoding uncharacterized protein LOC141633340 isoform X1, with product METSIIKEEEELDNIGTHLHIDAKSLFRHFQHLDFILSLKSRFLMGLCTRESLLQSTRKQSALLESFLRKDDLFYEDVKVLVERCFGRSNVETQQCMFHDDVHLFGLHNISITILRMLDDLSNYGLYNLAKLLTRGLESFVKTRPQMKRVIKRSLMAIQSNQYPTDDQVKFQNELSQLLKSPNNFRQNYRKHVKLTLKSHRADIMKVLDGLKDMSFHTLTAMHKKLKGVQRNNPQLYPCPSRKTKELLIKQVKKRSFDMIQQLEEADELQEPLVKAMAVAGLSLNVVSCSQDLSVPNFFYVTPEIKALQDEIVKAIQLLDKRLKKHEMENLRQLLDPDSIAVGKSLKSAMRNMLTDFLYDCIDMDVVPDSLLGALSLINKRLSLNACGSLSKDLMNENVECILNVSAYLKQLLWRCDPSHQLDQDFMDAYMDEAEESDDGDIADDSDDDQKLPVNSTDGSQIRFNDFSEEVGSTSYADDACFISPSSTCEANFENKNGFASSKLVDDVCSDTETSQGEMLISTIFKGGSSPRISPGLVDDCIAMKKQDSFKDTTDVLNNKDNCSKHNITCGYQTNHYVAVQEVCDNASLVAFQLIGCVLSEFAHLEALDLDQNEESYLRGGESRPAHFQDAIATSRDKDVSGSIVVEAVHKVLPSFSKRELEMVKKFMES from the exons ATGGAGACAAGTATtatcaaggaagaagaagagcttgATAACATTGGAACCCACCTCCACATCGATGCCAAGTCTCTTTTCAGGCATTTCCAACACCTTGATTTCATCCTTTCCCTTAAATCCAG GTTTTTGATGGGATTGTGTACACGCGAATCTTTGCTTCAAAGTACCAGAAAACA GTCAGCATTACTGGAATCATTTTTGCGGAAAGATGAT TTGTTTTATGAAGATGTCAAGGTTCTTGTTGAGAGGTGCTTTGGAAGAAGCAATGTTGAAACTCAACAATGTATGTTTCATGATGATGTGCATTTATTTGGTTTACACAACATATCGATAACTATTTTGAGAATGCTTGATGATTTGTCAAATTATGGGTTGTACAATTTAGCAAAGCTATTGACTAGAGGTTTGGAATCTTTCGTCAAAACTAGGCCACAAATGAAGCGGGTTATTAAAAGGAGTTTAATGGCAATACAAAGCAACCAATATCCCACTGATGATCAGGTCAAATTCCAGAACGAACTATCTCAGCTACTGAAGAGTCCAAATAATTTTCGACAGAACTACAGGAAGCATGTAAAGTTGACTCTGAAATCACATCGTGCTGATATTATGAAGGTTCTTGATGGACTTAAAGATATGAGCTTTCACACTCTGACAGCAATGCATAAGAAACTAAAAGGCGTTCAAAGAAATAATCCTCAGTTATACCCTTGTCCTTCTAGGAAAACCAAAGAGCTTTTAATCAAACAGGTCAAGAAGAGGTCTTTCGACATGATCCAGCAGCTTGAGGAAGCAGATGAGCTGCAAGAGCCTTTAGTGAAAGCAATGGCAGTAGCGGGGTTGTCTTTAAATGTGGTATCCTGTTCTCAGGACCTCTCTGTGCCCAATTTTTTTTACGTTACTCCAGAGATAAAAGCTCTGCAGGATGAGATAGTGAAGGCTATTCAGTTGCTTGACAAAAGACTTAAGAAGCATGAGATGGAGAATTTGCGACAACTGTTGGACCCTGACTCTATAGCAGTAGGCAAAAGTCTGAAATCCGCAATGAGGAACATGCTGACAGATTTTCTGTACGATTGCATTGATATGGATGTAGTTCCTGATTCTTTATTAGGAGCTCTCTCTCTTATCAATAAGAGGTTGTCGCTCAATGCATGTGGATCTTTGTCAAAGGATCTCATGAATGAAAATGTAGAATGCATATTGAATGTGAGCGCTTATTTAAAGCAGCTATTGTGGAGATGCGATCCCAGCCATCAGCTTGACCAAGACTTTATGGATGCATACATGGATGAAGCAGAAGAAAGTGATGATGGAGATATTGCTGATGACAGTGATGATGACCAGAAGCTGCCTGTAAATTCCACGGATGGATCTCAAATCAGGTTTAATGATTTCAGTGAAGAGGTAGGAAGTACGAGTTATGCAGATGATGCCTGTTTCATCTCTCCATCATCAACATGTGAAGCTAATTTTGAAAACAAAAATGGTTTTGCTTCCTCAAAATTAGTCGATGATGTGTGCAGCGATACCGAGACCAGCCAAGGTGAAATGCTCATCTCGACAATTTTTAAAGGTGGTTCATCTCCTCGTATTTCACCTGGGTTAGTGGATGACTGTATTGCTATGAAAAAACAAGATTCTTTCAAGGATACTACAGATGTATTAAATAATAAAGATAACTGCTCAAAGCATAATATAACTTGTGGATATCAGACAAACCACTACGTTGCTGTCCAAGAAGTGTGTGACAATGCAAGTTTAGTTGCATTCCAGCTCATTGGATGCGTGTTAAGCGAATTCGCACACTTGGAAGCGTTGGATCTAGACCAGAATGAAGAGTCCTATCTTAGAGGCGGTGAGTCGAGGCCTGCACATTTTCAAG ATGCCATTGCAACCTCAAGGGACAAAGATGTGAGTGGTTCTATTGTTGTTGAAGCAGTCCACAAAGTCTTACCCTCATTCTCTAAGCG GGAACTGGAGATGGTAAAGAAGTTCATGGAATCGTAG
- the LOC141633340 gene encoding uncharacterized protein LOC141633340 isoform X2 — protein sequence METSIIKEEEELDNIGTHLHIDAKSLFRHFQHLDFILSLKSRFLMGLCTRESLLQSTRKQSALLESFLRKDDLFYEDVKVLVERCFGRSNVETQQSKLLTRGLESFVKTRPQMKRVIKRSLMAIQSNQYPTDDQVKFQNELSQLLKSPNNFRQNYRKHVKLTLKSHRADIMKVLDGLKDMSFHTLTAMHKKLKGVQRNNPQLYPCPSRKTKELLIKQVKKRSFDMIQQLEEADELQEPLVKAMAVAGLSLNVVSCSQDLSVPNFFYVTPEIKALQDEIVKAIQLLDKRLKKHEMENLRQLLDPDSIAVGKSLKSAMRNMLTDFLYDCIDMDVVPDSLLGALSLINKRLSLNACGSLSKDLMNENVECILNVSAYLKQLLWRCDPSHQLDQDFMDAYMDEAEESDDGDIADDSDDDQKLPVNSTDGSQIRFNDFSEEVGSTSYADDACFISPSSTCEANFENKNGFASSKLVDDVCSDTETSQGEMLISTIFKGGSSPRISPGLVDDCIAMKKQDSFKDTTDVLNNKDNCSKHNITCGYQTNHYVAVQEVCDNASLVAFQLIGCVLSEFAHLEALDLDQNEESYLRGGESRPAHFQDAIATSRDKDVSGSIVVEAVHKVLPSFSKRELEMVKKFMES from the exons ATGGAGACAAGTATtatcaaggaagaagaagagcttgATAACATTGGAACCCACCTCCACATCGATGCCAAGTCTCTTTTCAGGCATTTCCAACACCTTGATTTCATCCTTTCCCTTAAATCCAG GTTTTTGATGGGATTGTGTACACGCGAATCTTTGCTTCAAAGTACCAGAAAACA GTCAGCATTACTGGAATCATTTTTGCGGAAAGATGAT TTGTTTTATGAAGATGTCAAGGTTCTTGTTGAGAGGTGCTTTGGAAGAAGCAATGTTGAAACTCAACAAT CAAAGCTATTGACTAGAGGTTTGGAATCTTTCGTCAAAACTAGGCCACAAATGAAGCGGGTTATTAAAAGGAGTTTAATGGCAATACAAAGCAACCAATATCCCACTGATGATCAGGTCAAATTCCAGAACGAACTATCTCAGCTACTGAAGAGTCCAAATAATTTTCGACAGAACTACAGGAAGCATGTAAAGTTGACTCTGAAATCACATCGTGCTGATATTATGAAGGTTCTTGATGGACTTAAAGATATGAGCTTTCACACTCTGACAGCAATGCATAAGAAACTAAAAGGCGTTCAAAGAAATAATCCTCAGTTATACCCTTGTCCTTCTAGGAAAACCAAAGAGCTTTTAATCAAACAGGTCAAGAAGAGGTCTTTCGACATGATCCAGCAGCTTGAGGAAGCAGATGAGCTGCAAGAGCCTTTAGTGAAAGCAATGGCAGTAGCGGGGTTGTCTTTAAATGTGGTATCCTGTTCTCAGGACCTCTCTGTGCCCAATTTTTTTTACGTTACTCCAGAGATAAAAGCTCTGCAGGATGAGATAGTGAAGGCTATTCAGTTGCTTGACAAAAGACTTAAGAAGCATGAGATGGAGAATTTGCGACAACTGTTGGACCCTGACTCTATAGCAGTAGGCAAAAGTCTGAAATCCGCAATGAGGAACATGCTGACAGATTTTCTGTACGATTGCATTGATATGGATGTAGTTCCTGATTCTTTATTAGGAGCTCTCTCTCTTATCAATAAGAGGTTGTCGCTCAATGCATGTGGATCTTTGTCAAAGGATCTCATGAATGAAAATGTAGAATGCATATTGAATGTGAGCGCTTATTTAAAGCAGCTATTGTGGAGATGCGATCCCAGCCATCAGCTTGACCAAGACTTTATGGATGCATACATGGATGAAGCAGAAGAAAGTGATGATGGAGATATTGCTGATGACAGTGATGATGACCAGAAGCTGCCTGTAAATTCCACGGATGGATCTCAAATCAGGTTTAATGATTTCAGTGAAGAGGTAGGAAGTACGAGTTATGCAGATGATGCCTGTTTCATCTCTCCATCATCAACATGTGAAGCTAATTTTGAAAACAAAAATGGTTTTGCTTCCTCAAAATTAGTCGATGATGTGTGCAGCGATACCGAGACCAGCCAAGGTGAAATGCTCATCTCGACAATTTTTAAAGGTGGTTCATCTCCTCGTATTTCACCTGGGTTAGTGGATGACTGTATTGCTATGAAAAAACAAGATTCTTTCAAGGATACTACAGATGTATTAAATAATAAAGATAACTGCTCAAAGCATAATATAACTTGTGGATATCAGACAAACCACTACGTTGCTGTCCAAGAAGTGTGTGACAATGCAAGTTTAGTTGCATTCCAGCTCATTGGATGCGTGTTAAGCGAATTCGCACACTTGGAAGCGTTGGATCTAGACCAGAATGAAGAGTCCTATCTTAGAGGCGGTGAGTCGAGGCCTGCACATTTTCAAG ATGCCATTGCAACCTCAAGGGACAAAGATGTGAGTGGTTCTATTGTTGTTGAAGCAGTCCACAAAGTCTTACCCTCATTCTCTAAGCG GGAACTGGAGATGGTAAAGAAGTTCATGGAATCGTAG
- the LOC141633340 gene encoding uncharacterized protein LOC141633340 isoform X3 — translation MPQMKRVIKRSLMAIQSNQYPTDDQVKFQNELSQLLKSPNNFRQNYRKHVKLTLKSHRADIMKVLDGLKDMSFHTLTAMHKKLKGVQRNNPQLYPCPSRKTKELLIKQVKKRSFDMIQQLEEADELQEPLVKAMAVAGLSLNVVSCSQDLSVPNFFYVTPEIKALQDEIVKAIQLLDKRLKKHEMENLRQLLDPDSIAVGKSLKSAMRNMLTDFLYDCIDMDVVPDSLLGALSLINKRLSLNACGSLSKDLMNENVECILNVSAYLKQLLWRCDPSHQLDQDFMDAYMDEAEESDDGDIADDSDDDQKLPVNSTDGSQIRFNDFSEEVGSTSYADDACFISPSSTCEANFENKNGFASSKLVDDVCSDTETSQGEMLISTIFKGGSSPRISPGLVDDCIAMKKQDSFKDTTDVLNNKDNCSKHNITCGYQTNHYVAVQEVCDNASLVAFQLIGCVLSEFAHLEALDLDQNEESYLRGGESRPAHFQDAIATSRDKDVSGSIVVEAVHKVLPSFSKRELEMVKKFMES, via the exons AT GCCACAAATGAAGCGGGTTATTAAAAGGAGTTTAATGGCAATACAAAGCAACCAATATCCCACTGATGATCAGGTCAAATTCCAGAACGAACTATCTCAGCTACTGAAGAGTCCAAATAATTTTCGACAGAACTACAGGAAGCATGTAAAGTTGACTCTGAAATCACATCGTGCTGATATTATGAAGGTTCTTGATGGACTTAAAGATATGAGCTTTCACACTCTGACAGCAATGCATAAGAAACTAAAAGGCGTTCAAAGAAATAATCCTCAGTTATACCCTTGTCCTTCTAGGAAAACCAAAGAGCTTTTAATCAAACAGGTCAAGAAGAGGTCTTTCGACATGATCCAGCAGCTTGAGGAAGCAGATGAGCTGCAAGAGCCTTTAGTGAAAGCAATGGCAGTAGCGGGGTTGTCTTTAAATGTGGTATCCTGTTCTCAGGACCTCTCTGTGCCCAATTTTTTTTACGTTACTCCAGAGATAAAAGCTCTGCAGGATGAGATAGTGAAGGCTATTCAGTTGCTTGACAAAAGACTTAAGAAGCATGAGATGGAGAATTTGCGACAACTGTTGGACCCTGACTCTATAGCAGTAGGCAAAAGTCTGAAATCCGCAATGAGGAACATGCTGACAGATTTTCTGTACGATTGCATTGATATGGATGTAGTTCCTGATTCTTTATTAGGAGCTCTCTCTCTTATCAATAAGAGGTTGTCGCTCAATGCATGTGGATCTTTGTCAAAGGATCTCATGAATGAAAATGTAGAATGCATATTGAATGTGAGCGCTTATTTAAAGCAGCTATTGTGGAGATGCGATCCCAGCCATCAGCTTGACCAAGACTTTATGGATGCATACATGGATGAAGCAGAAGAAAGTGATGATGGAGATATTGCTGATGACAGTGATGATGACCAGAAGCTGCCTGTAAATTCCACGGATGGATCTCAAATCAGGTTTAATGATTTCAGTGAAGAGGTAGGAAGTACGAGTTATGCAGATGATGCCTGTTTCATCTCTCCATCATCAACATGTGAAGCTAATTTTGAAAACAAAAATGGTTTTGCTTCCTCAAAATTAGTCGATGATGTGTGCAGCGATACCGAGACCAGCCAAGGTGAAATGCTCATCTCGACAATTTTTAAAGGTGGTTCATCTCCTCGTATTTCACCTGGGTTAGTGGATGACTGTATTGCTATGAAAAAACAAGATTCTTTCAAGGATACTACAGATGTATTAAATAATAAAGATAACTGCTCAAAGCATAATATAACTTGTGGATATCAGACAAACCACTACGTTGCTGTCCAAGAAGTGTGTGACAATGCAAGTTTAGTTGCATTCCAGCTCATTGGATGCGTGTTAAGCGAATTCGCACACTTGGAAGCGTTGGATCTAGACCAGAATGAAGAGTCCTATCTTAGAGGCGGTGAGTCGAGGCCTGCACATTTTCAAG ATGCCATTGCAACCTCAAGGGACAAAGATGTGAGTGGTTCTATTGTTGTTGAAGCAGTCCACAAAGTCTTACCCTCATTCTCTAAGCG GGAACTGGAGATGGTAAAGAAGTTCATGGAATCGTAG